TTAGAAAGTGAAAAAGAAAAAGTGGTATTATTAAAAAAGCTTGTTGAAAAATAAGAGGAGGCTGGAGTAAGGAAGTACATTCCATCAGTTTGCTTATTTAGTTGGCGCACAACTTATTCATTATCTAATATATAAAGGCAATTAAATTGTCATTCATGCCAATTCTTGGTCGTCGATACCAAATATGGGACTGGTTCCTTTTTTATGAATCTTTATAAAGATATTTACAGACCATATTTTATAATGGTCTTTGGATCTGATTATTCAAAAAAATATCTACAAGGCATTTCAGTTGGATCAACAATGGATAACTTAAATCATAAGATTTTGAATAGCCTTCCAATCCCTCTTCCACCTTTTTCTGAGCAAAATCGCATTGTAACTAAACTGGAAAAATTGATGCAAATCTGTGATGAGTTGGAGCAAAGC
Above is a window of Solitalea lacus DNA encoding:
- a CDS encoding restriction endonuclease subunit S; the encoded protein is MVFGSDYSKKYLQGISVGSTMDNLNHKILNSLPIPLPPFSEQNRIVTKLEKLMQICDELEQSILESKTQNEQLLQQVLKEVLRPKELEVG